The sequence ACGCCGTTGGTGGTGGAAAGGTGCATGTCGTGCGGGAACTTCAGCCCGTTGAAATCGGTGCTGATGGTGTCCAGCGACAGGCGGATCTCCTCCGCCCCGCGCGCCGGACGCACCAGCGCCTGGAACTGCGGGTGGACCTGCCCGAAGTCGCTGGCGTTGCCGAGCGCGGTGTCGGTCAGCCGGGTATCCAGCGTTTCGTGGCAGTCGGCGCAGAACTTCTCGCTGGTCGGCTCCATCCGGCCTGTGCCCTCGTGCTCGGTATGGCAGTCGGTGCAGGCGCCCGGACCCGGTTTGTTGAAGGCATGGGCAACGCTCCACAGGAAGGCTTCGCCGCCCGAGAATTCGGGCATGCCCGCCACCAGCCGATCCTGCTCGGCATGGTCGGCCAGTTCGCCGTGACAGGTCAGACAGGTCTCGTCGCGCACCGCCACGAAAGGTTCGGTGTGACAAGCCTCGCAATTGTCCTCCAGCCCGTGGTGGACCGACGACAGTGCGCCGGTGGACCAGCTCGCATCCATCAGCGTCGAGCCGGTATCCTCGATGCTCGGCTCGACGACGGGTTCGCGGGTGAGATGGGTGAAAATGGGAATGGCCAGGAAGGCGACGACGATCGCCACCACCGCCGTCCAGCTCATCACGCGGCGACTGGGCAACACGCTGGCAATGCCGAAGCCGGCCAGCTGGTCGCGCCCCTCGCCCTCGTCTTCCTGCGCCCGGCGAATGGTGACGAGCACTTCGCCGCCCTCGCCCTGGCCGATCTCCAGCCGATAGCTGCCGACCCCCAGCTCGCCGCCGCGCGCCGGGTCGATCTCGGCCTCCATCGTGTTCACCCCGTCATGGGTGAAACCGAGGCCGCCGACGGCCTTGGCTTGCAAGGTACCGCTCGGCGTCTGGGTGATGGAAAGATGCTGCTGTTCCACCGC is a genomic window of Aurantiacibacter sp. MUD11 containing:
- a CDS encoding cytochrome c3 family protein, whose product is MKILVRSIQLTATGREIVRDRDVEGDVIGVGRASENAIALPDLAVEQQHLSITQTPSGTLQAKAVGGLGFTHDGVNTMEAEIDPARGGELGVGSYRLEIGQGEGGEVLVTIRRAQEDEGEGRDQLAGFGIASVLPSRRVMSWTAVVAIVVAFLAIPIFTHLTREPVVEPSIEDTGSTLMDASWSTGALSSVHHGLEDNCEACHTEPFVAVRDETCLTCHGELADHAEQDRLVAGMPEFSGGEAFLWSVAHAFNKPGPGACTDCHTEHEGTGRMEPTSEKFCADCHETLDTRLTDTALGNASDFGQVHPQFQALVRPARGAEEIRLSLDTISTDFNGLKFPHDMHLSTTNGVARMAMRLGINAGGGALECDDCHQTTADGVSFLPVEMEDSCESCHSLVYDRVGNTFRSLSHGDVEQTQADLMASDRSPRRPVASGRRRPGPFAEGGLYYGNFSRVMPGRLTRAALDDGALCGECHYPADGAELAVVPVTQRSRWFQHGWFDHDAHTQEDCSSCHAADTSDSSTDLLLPDLESCRDCHLGETALEAEVPSSCAMCHSYHPPQGVDSAPHRVASLTRRREQEP